From Candidatus Mycalebacterium zealandia:
CTGTCTGAACTCGCTAGAAAACTCTTCCAAAGAAACGCAAAAATTCGTTAACAATCTTCGGTTTGTGTTTTTCATCAAACCTATACTTCGGTATAAAATCGCCATTCATGATTTCCTTAACCGGGAATTTTTCCGGCAAGTAAAACCACTGTTGAAAATTCTCCTTTTCTTTAATCCGTTCAAGTCCCGCTTTATAGTTTGCCTCGCGTCTTAACCAGAAGCCAACGGTTGAGCCGAGAACCCTAGCAAGCATCCTTCTCTTTAAGCGCTTCGGTATTCTGAACCGCCACCGTCCCTTTTTCAATGTCAACGCCCGCGATAAATTTTTCCACCATCGGAACAAGAATTTCTCCACCGTCCGGCAGGGAAATCACAAGCACGGACTGCATTCCGCTTTGCACAAGAGATAAAACACGGCCGATTTTTTCGCCGTCTTCGCCCACGGCTTCAAGACCTATGAGTTGAAAATTGTAGTATTCTCCCTCACCGGTTCCGGGCAGGTCTGATAAGGCAACCATCACCGTTGAACCCGCAAACTTTTGCGCGTCATCGCGGGTGTTCACACCGGAAAGTTTCAAGACCACGTCTTTTTCGCGCACAATTTTTCCGGTTATCTCAAAACTGTGTGGCTCGGAAGAGTCAGAGGATTTTATAAAAACGCGCCGGAGTTTTTTCAGCGAAGAGGTTTCGCCGCTGAACGGAATCACCTCCAAGCCGCCCTCAAGCCCGTGGCTTTTAGCAATTTTCCCGTAATCAATGAGCCTCATCGCATTTGCGGGAGGAGAAAAATTAATCAACTATGTCCAACGAGAACCAGATTCCCCGCTTTGCGGCGGCGGCGGAAAGCAAACCTCTAAGCGCTTTGGCAGTCTTGCCCTGTCTGCCGATGACCTTTCCCATGTCGGGTTGCGCAACCTTGAGGCGCAGAACGGTTTTTTCTTCATTCACAACCTCTTCTATTTCAATCTTGTCGGGATCGTCAACGATTGAAGAAACGAGGAACTCCAACAGGTCCTTCAAGCTTCCCATTTTTCAAGCCCAATCAGTTTCTTGACCGTGTTTGACGGCTTGGCGCCCTTTGAAAGCCATTCTTTGATTTTTGCCTCGTCGAATTTCAGTTCGTGCGGACGCTTGACCGGATCGTAGTAACCCAGAACTTCAAGAAATTTACCGTCCCGCGCACGCCGTTTTTCGGCGGCGACAATCCTGTAAAACGGCTTCTTCTTTGCGCCCAGTCTTGTGAGTCTTATTCTTACCAAAACACCTCTCCTCCCAGTCCGGCGAGCTTGCCCGCACGGCTACAAATCAAGTCTATATGACTCCGTCCGCAGTTCCAACCTCTCTAAGCAAGTCCGCGCGGAAGACCGGCGAGTTTTCCCATTTTGCCCTTGCCACCCTTTTTCATCATCGACTGCATCTTGATAAAATTTTTAATCGCCCGGTTCACTTCGGCGACCGTTGTTCCGCTTCCCGTTGCTATGCGTTTTCTTCTGCTTCCGTTGAGAATTCTGTGATTGCGCCTTTCTTTAGGCGTCATTGAGTCCACAATGGCGACCGTTGTTTTCATCGCCACGCGCGCCTTGTCCGTGGCTTCGGGATTTTTCAATAGCGAGCCCGAGCCCGGAATCATCGCCCCGATGCTTTCAAGCGGGCCCATTTTGCCGACCGCAAGCATCGCCTGCTTGAAGTCTTCAAGCGTGAAACGGTTTTTCATCAAGTTGCGGGTCATCTTCTCGGCTTCGGAATCCGTTACGGCAGTTTGCGCCTTTTCAATAAGGGTTAGCACGTCTCCCATGCCGAGAATGCGAGACGTTATCCTTTCGGGATGAAAAATCTCAATGTCCGAGGGTTTTTCGCCGGTTCCTAAAAACTTGACCGGCTTGCCGGTTACGGCGCGCATTGAAAGAGCCGCGCCGCCGCGCGCGTCTCCGTCCATTTTTGTAAGAACGACCCCGCTTATGTCAAGCGCGTCATTAAAGCCCTCCGCCGCTTTCACGGCGTCCTGTCCGGTCATCGCGTCCGCAACAAGCAAAATCTCTCCGGGGGCGGACGTGGTTTTTATCCGTTTCAACTCCTCCATGAGTTCTTCATCAATGTGAAGGCGTCCGGCGGTGTCAAAAATCACCGTGTCAAAACCTCCCTTGCGGGCGAAATCCACGGAGCCGGAGCAAATTTCCTCCGGACGCGCCCCTGCGGGCGGCTCATAAAAACCTGTGCCCGTCTGCGAAGCAAGTGTTTTTAACTGCTCGGCGGCGGCGGGTCTGTAAACATCAGCGGGAACAAGAAGGATTTTTTCTGTTTTCCCCGCGAGATTTTCTCCTGCGAACCAAACCGCGAGTTTCGCGCAAAAAGTGGTTTTTCCCGCGCCCTGAAGCCCCACCGCCATTATTGTAAAAGGCGGAGAACCCCTGCGAACAAGCCCCTCGTTTTGTCCGCCGAGAAAAGCGGTCAGTTCATCCTTGACCGCTTTTATGAAATGCTGTCCGGCCGTTATGTTCTTTTCCCGCTCCGCGCCGACGGTTTTCTGTTTTACAGACTCAATAAAATCCTTTGCGACCCGGAAATTCACATCGGCTTCAAGAAGGCTCATGCGCACTTCCCGAAGCGCGGAATCTATGTTTTCCTCCGTCAGGCGCGGCGTGCCTTTGACCTTGCCGAGTATGCCCGCGAATTTTTCGGAAATTCCCTCAAACATTTCCATGATTCTAACAGAAGAGAATTGGACAATGCAGACTTTGGGCTTAAAATAAGAAAATGTCCGAAACAGTGCTCTATCTGAAAAACGCTCTTTTCCATCCTCTCAAAACCGGAGCGGTGCTACCGTCTTCGGAGCGGCTGTCCAACAGAATTGTGGATGAGGCGCATGTTAGTAGCGCGGATGTAATCGTTGAGTTCGGGCCCGGAACGGGAGCGCTCACGCAAACAATTATTGAAAAAATGAGCCCCGAAGCCACGCTTGTGGCGATGGAAATCAATTCCGATTTCGCCAAGCGAATAAGAAAAAGGTTTCCGACCGCACGGGTGTTCAACGCCTGCGCGGGAGACACTTTGAAGTGCCTCAAAAGTGTTGGAATTACAGAGTGCGACAGCATAGTTTCCGGTCTGCCGTGGTCTGTTTTCTCTGACGCTTTGCAAAAAAAATTGCTCGGTTCGGTTTATGAAGTGCTCAACCCCGGAGGAATTTTCACCTCTTTTGCCTACACGCCCATGCACATGCTTCCGGGCGGAAGAAAATTCAAAAAAAACCTTGAAGCGGTTTTCGGCAAAATTAAAAAAACCGAAACTGAATGGCGCAATGTGCCGCCCGCGTTTATTTACCGCGCCGTCAAAAAAGACTGAAAACTCCCCTTTGACACCCCGCGCACAAAATCCTACAATTTCAGAGTATGCCCCCTCTCTATCTTATAGACGGCAGTTCCTACGTTTTCAGAGCCTACTACGCAGTTGACCGTAGTTTCTCAACCTCTTCGGGTTTTCCTACAAACGCAGTTTTCGGTTTTTCCAACATTCTGCGCAAGTTTATTAAAGACTTTGAGCCGCAGTTTATGGGGGTGGTTTTTGACTCAAAGGGAGAAACTTTCAGAAAGAAAATCTATTCCGAATACAAAGCCAACAGGGACGCGCCGCCGGAGGATTTGAGCCCGCAGATTGAAAAAATCATGGAACTCACCGAAGCGATGGGCGCACGCATGGTTCAAAAGGAGGGCTTTGAGGCGGATGACCTTATGGCCACAATCGCGGTGGCGGCGGAAAAACGGGGCGAGGAAGTGGTTCTGGTTACCGGAGACAAGGATTTCTGCCAGTTGGTTTCTGAAAAAATCACGATTTACGACCCGATGAAGGAGTCTAAAACCGGTGTTGCAGGCGTGGAGGAAAAATACGGTCTGCCTCCCGGAAAATTCGTTGATTTTCTCGCCCTTGTGGGCGACTCTTCGGACAACATCCCCGGAGTTGAGGGCGTGGGTCCAAAGGGCGCGGAAAAACTGCTCGCCGAATACGGTTCATTGGAAAACCTTTATGAAAACACCTCCGCGCTTAAGGGAAAGCAGAAAGAGAGAATTGAGCGCGACAAGGAAAAGGCGTTCCTGAGCCAAAAACTCGCGACCCTGAAAATTGATGTGGAAACGGAAATAAAACGTGAGAAATTCGCGTATAACGGCGCAAACACTGAAAGGTTGAATCTTCTCTACAAGGAACTTGAATTCGGTGGAAACGCGACCGAAGAGAAAAACGCCAACACCGCGCAATACGAACTTTTAACGGAAAGTGAAAAAATTGACTCGCTGTTTGCCGAAATCAAAAAAACCGGCGTTGTGTCTATCGATCTTGAAACCACTTCAAAAAATCCGACCGAAGCGGAAATTGTCGGCATCGCGCTGTCAACCACTCAGGGCTCGCACGGTTATATTCCGGTCGCCCATTCGTCGGGAAACGCCGATGCCGATACGGTTTTTGAAAAAATAAAACAAATCGCCGAAAATCCGGAAATTAAAAAAATAGGACAAAACCTGAAATACGAACACATCGTTCTGGCGGGGCGCGGAATTGAGTTGAAAGGCATTTTCTTTGACACAATGACCGCCGCGCATTTTCTGGACTCGTCGGGCTTGAGTTACGGGCTCGGCGAACTCGCGCGCAAACATCTGGGGCGTAAAATGACCACTTATGCTGAGGTTACTACCGAAGAAAAAAAACGCATTCCATTTGCCGATGTGCCTCTTGAAAAAGCCAAAGACTACGCCTGCGGAGATTCGGACGCGGCGATGGAGATTTACAAAAAACTGAGCGCGGAGATTTCCGGCGCGGGCGTTGAGGAAAATTATCGCGAATGGGTTCTGGAAATGACACGGGTTTTGTCCGCAATGGAGCGAAAAGGCATTTGTGTTGACACGAAGATGCTTGGGGAAATTTCAGTTGATTTCGGTGAAAAAATAAACGCCATATCATCGCAAATATATTCCGCGGCGGGTTTTGAACTGAACATAAATTCCACCGCGCAACTCAAAGACCTGCTTTTCGGAAAACTGGGGCTTGAGCCGGTCAAACGCACCGCGAAGGGTGAGCCGTCAACCGATTCCGAAGTGCTGAAAACCCTTGCGCCTCTCCACCCGATTCCGAAAATGATTCTTGAATACAGGGAAATTTCCAAACTCAAGTCCACCTACGTTGACGCTCTTCCGAAACTGGTCAATCCCGCGACCGGAAAAATTCACACCTCATACGGGCCCACCGGAACCTCAACGGGGCGGCTCAGTTCGAGCAATCCGAACCTTCAAAACATTCCGATAAAAAGCGAGGACGGAAGAAAAATACGGCACGCCTTTGTGCCGGCGGACGGATTTATTTTTCTGTCCGCGGACTATTCTCAGATAGAACTGCGCCTCCTCGCCCATTTTTCGGGAGACGAAAAACTGCTTGCGGCTTTTGAAAACGGCGAAGATATTCACTCCTCAACCGCGTCCGAAATACTCGGAGTGCGTGAAGCAGAGGTAACATCCGATATGAGGCGTCTGGCGAAAAATATAAATTTTGGAATTATTTACGGCATCAGCCCGTTCGGGCTGTCAAAGCAATTGGGCTCAAGCATGAAGCAGGCGCGCGATTACATGGAGACATATTTCAGCCGCTATCCCAAGGTCAGAACATATATGCACGAATACGCGGACAAAGCCAAAAACGCAGGATTTGCCGAAACAATTATCGGGCGCAGGCGTTTTATTCCCGAACTCGCGTCAAAAAACAAACTGAAAATCAAAAACGGCGAAAGAGCCGCCATCAACACGCCCATTCAGGGCTCGGCGGCGGACATAATAAATGTCGCGATGATAAAAATTCACGGAAATCTTGAAGAAATGAAGTCGTCTATGATTCTTCAAGTGCATGACGAGTTGATTTTTGAGACCGCTCTTGATGAAAGGGAAAAAGTCGCGGAGATAGCCCGCAATGAAATGGAAAACACCTCGTTTGATTTAAAAACGCGAATGAAGGTTGAAATAACCGAAGGAAAAAACTGGGGCGAACTAGCGTGAGAACAAAATCTCTTCAATCGCGGTTTTGACCTTTTCCCTTATAAAGTCCCTGACTTCCCGCGCCCGCTCTTTATCCATCGCTTTGGGGTCGGGAATTTGCCAGTCTTCGGTTCTTTTTGAGCGCACATGCGGACACGAATCCCCGCAACCCATCGTTACCACAAGGTCGTATTCAACATCGGAAATTTCATAAATGGACTTGGGACGGGCGTCTTTCATAGAAATTCCCAACTCCTCCATCGCGGCAACCGTGCCCGAGCCTACAGAGTCCGCCGGTTTTGAACCCGCGCTGAAACTTTTTATTTTTCCGCCGCAGAAATCATTCGCAAATCATTCCGCCATCCGGTTGCGGTTGGCATTTTCAACAACAAAAAAGAACAAACACTTCTCAACCTCTCCCTTTCCTTATTTTCGCAGGATGTAGTCAACCAGCAGCCTGACGCCAAAACCGGTCGCCCCTTTGGGATACCAGTCATTGCCCCTTTCCAGATAGGCGGGCCCAGCGATGTCCAAATGCGCCCACGGAACGCCGGAGACAAAATGCTCAAGGAAAAGAGCGGCGGTTATGGCTCCACCCCAGCGGTTTCCGGTGTTCTTTATGTCGGCAAAGTCGCTTTCTATGTCTTTACGCATATCGTCCGCAAGCGGAAGTTCCCATACCTTTTCGCCCGCCGACAGCGAAGAGCGTTTCATGTCTCGCGCGATTTTTTCGCTGTTACTCATAAGCCCCGCCGTGTGAACTCCGAGAGCCACAACGCACGCGCCCGTGAGAGTGGCGAGGTCTATAATCTCTTTTGAGCCTATCTCCACCGCGTAACTGAGCGCGTCCGCAAGAACAACACGCCCTTCGGCGTCCGTATTTACAATCTCTATGGTCTTGCCGTTCATCGCGGTTACGATGTCGTCAGGTTTGTAGGCGGACGGTCCGGTCATGTTTTCCGCCGCCGCCACTATTCCGTGAACGGTAACGCCGGGCTTCGCCACGGCGATTGCCTTCATCGCTCCCACCACGGCGGCCGCGCCGGACATATCCATCTTCATTGTTTTCATTGCCTCGGCGGGTTTGAGACTCAAACCGCCGGAATCAAATGTTATACCCTTGCCGACAATTGAGACGGAACGTGACCGGGCGGCTTTGGGAGAGTAGGTCATATGGATAAGACGCGGAGGGTTTGAACTGCCCGCACTGACCGCGAGCATTCCGCCCATTCCCCTCTCTTTCATCTCGTCCGGCATAATGACGGAACAGCTAAGCCCCTCTTCCAAACATATGCTTTGAGCGTAATCCGCGAGAACCGAAGGCGTGAGATGCGCAGGCGGCTCATTAACCATATCCCTGCAAAGACGCACCGCGCTTGCGACACTCTGCGATGCTCGCGCGGCTTTTTCGAAAGAGGTTTCGGACAATGTGGAATAAACCGCAACAGAGGAAACCGCACCCTCTTTTTTTGAACCGCTTTTGTATTTTGAGAAAACATAGGGACCGCAAAGAGCACCTTCCATAAGCGCACGCAACGCGTCCGCGCCGGATGCGGGAAAATCCATAACGATTTTTTTCACATGAGAGCCCGCGTTCTTCGCGGCCACCGAAGCGGCTTTGAAAAAATCAGATGGCGCGGAGAAAGATTTTTTATCTCCAAGCCCGACGATCATAATTTCAGAAGCGGGTAGTTTCCCCATTGTGTCCACCGTAAAAAAACTGCCGAGACGCAAGCCGCTCGCTCGCTTGCTTGCCCGTGAAATCGCACCGCCCAGTTTTTTGTCAATCGCGGAAAACCGCCGTTTTTCCCCTTCGTACGCTCCTATGGCGAGCAAATCCGCCTTTGTGCGATGAGGGTTGTTTACGCGAATAAAATCTGTCATTGAAAACTCCCTTTAGTCGTTTTTATCCAAGTAACTCAAACAATCTATCCGAAATTGCGCGGAATTCTTCAAGACTGAGCGTTTCAGCCCTGCGCGAACCGTCAACTCCCGTATCTTCAAGCGCGCGCGCGACATCGCGGGACGGAAACGCTGAAAACAGCGAATTTTTTACCATTTTTCTGCGCTCCGAGAAAGCGGCACGGACGGTTTTACGGTAAAACTTCTCGCTTTTGAGAGGCAACCGGGTTCCTTTGAAAGGAACAAGGCGCACAACCGAAGAAGTAACAGCGGGGCGGGGATTGAAAAGCACCGGGGAAACGTCAAAAAGTTTTTCCGCCTCAAACACCATCTGAATAACCGAGGACAGCGCGCCGTAGGATTTTCCGCCCGGAGGGGCAACAAGGCGCATGGCGACTTCCTTCTGGAGCATAATCACCGCGAGTGAAAAAAGGTCGCGGTTTTCCGTGAGTATTCGTAAAACTCCGGAAGATATTCCATAGGGCAGATTGCTTACCATTTTCAGAGAGCGCCCACGGGAAAAATGTTCAAACCCGATTTTCATCGCGTCTCCGTGGGTGAGCTCAAAGTTTGGGTCGGAAACAATGTCTGCGGGGAATGCTTCAACAAGCCGCCGGTCTTTTTCAATGGCACGGACTTTTGCGCCGGCCGCAAGAATGAAACGGGTCAAATCTCCACGCCCCGGACCGATTTCAACAACCTCGTCCGAGCTGTCAAGACGCGCGGCGGCGCAGATTTTTTCAAGAGTTCCCTTATCACGAAGGAAATTCTGTCCGAGTTTTTTGTTCGGCTTGAAGTCCGGCTGCATGTTACTGACGACGGAAGATAAAAATCTTTTCGCCCCTCTTTATAAGACCCAGTTTTTCCCTTATGAGTTGTTCGGCATGCTTTTCGTCCGCCTCGCCTGTCCGCACGGAGTTTGAAAACGCGTTCAGGCGATCGCGGCGTGCGGCGAGACGCTCTATTCTTTTCTCCACTTCGGTTCTTTCGTGCTTCAAATCAAGAAACTGTTTGAATTCAAGGGCGAAAAAAAGTGCGGAAACCACAATGGCTGAAAGAGCAAAAACTATAAAAATGCGGCGGTTTTTCATGGCGTAAACCGATTTTTTCTTATGATACTTGTTCGGAGTTTGAAAACCAAAGATACGGGGGCGCGTCGCTCTGATTGTCAAACAAAACCGCCTGTTGTATTATGGACTCGTATTCAGCGTCCGCACGGAAAATCTCGTAAGGTGTTGCCAAAATGAAAAAAACCGCACTTGTAACAGGAATAGCCGGACAGGACGGAGCCTATCTGGCGAAACTTCTGTTGGAAAAAGGCTACCGCGTTATCGGCGGAGACCGTAGAAACTCACGCGGCTCTTTGTGGAGACTGGAAGAAATCGGCATTCTGGACGATGTTGAAATCGTCTACCTTGAGATGGCGGAGCTTACAAACATCTATAGAACAATTGAGAAGTTTGAACTGTCTGAAATATACAACCTCGCCGCGCAATCTTTTGTCTCCGCGTCATTTGAACTGCCGCTTTTAACCAGCGAAGTAAGCGGTACGTCGGTTTTACGCATGCTGGAAGCCGTAAGACAAATCAACCCCGAAATAAAGTTTTATCAGGCGTCGACTTCCGAAATGTTCGGCAAAGTGGAACATTCTCCGCAGACGGAAAAAACCCGCTTTTATCCACGCAGTCCTTACGGAGTGGCAAAACTTTTCGGACACTGGATGACGGTAAACTACCGCGAGTCATACGGAATGTTTGCGGTATCAGGAATACTTTTCAACCACGAATCTCCCATGAGAAGCAAAGAGTTTGTAAGCCGCAAAATCACCTCGGGCATGGCGGAAATGAAGAACGGCGGGAAGACTCTTGAGCTGGGAAATCTCAACACAAAAAGAGACTGGGGTTTTGCCGGAGACTACGTTGAAGGAATGTGGCTTATGCTTCAGCA
This genomic window contains:
- the rimM gene encoding 16S rRNA processing protein RimM; translation: MRLIDYGKIAKSHGLEGGLEVIPFSGETSSLKKLRRVFIKSSDSSEPHSFEITGKIVREKDVVLKLSGVNTRDDAQKFAGSTVMVALSDLPGTGEGEYYNFQLIGLEAVGEDGEKIGRVLSLVQSGMQSVLVISLPDGGEILVPMVEKFIAGVDIEKGTVAVQNTEALKEKDAC
- a CDS encoding KH domain-containing protein, whose product is MGSLKDLLEFLVSSIVDDPDKIEIEEVVNEEKTVLRLKVAQPDMGKVIGRQGKTAKALRGLLSAAAAKRGIWFSLDIVD
- the rpsP gene encoding 30S ribosomal protein S16 yields the protein MVRIRLTRLGAKKKPFYRIVAAEKRRARDGKFLEVLGYYDPVKRPHELKFDEAKIKEWLSKGAKPSNTVKKLIGLEKWEA
- a CDS encoding signal recognition particle protein — translated: MFEGISEKFAGILGKVKGTPRLTEENIDSALREVRMSLLEADVNFRVAKDFIESVKQKTVGAEREKNITAGQHFIKAVKDELTAFLGGQNEGLVRRGSPPFTIMAVGLQGAGKTTFCAKLAVWFAGENLAGKTEKILLVPADVYRPAAAEQLKTLASQTGTGFYEPPAGARPEEICSGSVDFARKGGFDTVIFDTAGRLHIDEELMEELKRIKTTSAPGEILLVADAMTGQDAVKAAEGFNDALDISGVVLTKMDGDARGGAALSMRAVTGKPVKFLGTGEKPSDIEIFHPERITSRILGMGDVLTLIEKAQTAVTDSEAEKMTRNLMKNRFTLEDFKQAMLAVGKMGPLESIGAMIPGSGSLLKNPEATDKARVAMKTTVAIVDSMTPKERRNHRILNGSRRKRIATGSGTTVAEVNRAIKNFIKMQSMMKKGGKGKMGKLAGLPRGLA
- a CDS encoding methyltransferase domain-containing protein, which codes for MSETVLYLKNALFHPLKTGAVLPSSERLSNRIVDEAHVSSADVIVEFGPGTGALTQTIIEKMSPEATLVAMEINSDFAKRIRKRFPTARVFNACAGDTLKCLKSVGITECDSIVSGLPWSVFSDALQKKLLGSVYEVLNPGGIFTSFAYTPMHMLPGGRKFKKNLEAVFGKIKKTETEWRNVPPAFIYRAVKKD
- the polA gene encoding DNA polymerase I; this encodes MPPLYLIDGSSYVFRAYYAVDRSFSTSSGFPTNAVFGFSNILRKFIKDFEPQFMGVVFDSKGETFRKKIYSEYKANRDAPPEDLSPQIEKIMELTEAMGARMVQKEGFEADDLMATIAVAAEKRGEEVVLVTGDKDFCQLVSEKITIYDPMKESKTGVAGVEEKYGLPPGKFVDFLALVGDSSDNIPGVEGVGPKGAEKLLAEYGSLENLYENTSALKGKQKERIERDKEKAFLSQKLATLKIDVETEIKREKFAYNGANTERLNLLYKELEFGGNATEEKNANTAQYELLTESEKIDSLFAEIKKTGVVSIDLETTSKNPTEAEIVGIALSTTQGSHGYIPVAHSSGNADADTVFEKIKQIAENPEIKKIGQNLKYEHIVLAGRGIELKGIFFDTMTAAHFLDSSGLSYGLGELARKHLGRKMTTYAEVTTEEKKRIPFADVPLEKAKDYACGDSDAAMEIYKKLSAEISGAGVEENYREWVLEMTRVLSAMERKGICVDTKMLGEISVDFGEKINAISSQIYSAAGFELNINSTAQLKDLLFGKLGLEPVKRTAKGEPSTDSEVLKTLAPLHPIPKMILEYREISKLKSTYVDALPKLVNPATGKIHTSYGPTGTSTGRLSSSNPNLQNIPIKSEDGRKIRHAFVPADGFIFLSADYSQIELRLLAHFSGDEKLLAAFENGEDIHSSTASEILGVREAEVTSDMRRLAKNINFGIIYGISPFGLSKQLGSSMKQARDYMETYFSRYPKVRTYMHEYADKAKNAGFAETIIGRRRFIPELASKNKLKIKNGERAAINTPIQGSAADIINVAMIKIHGNLEEMKSSMILQVHDELIFETALDEREKVAEIARNEMENTSFDLKTRMKVEITEGKNWGELA
- a CDS encoding arsenate reductase ArsC, whose amino-acid sequence is MKSFSAGSKPADSVGSGTVAAMEELGISMKDARPKSIYEISDVEYDLVVTMGCGDSCPHVRSKRTEDWQIPDPKAMDKERAREVRDFIREKVKTAIEEILFSR
- a CDS encoding leucyl aminopeptidase; the protein is MTDFIRVNNPHRTKADLLAIGAYEGEKRRFSAIDKKLGGAISRASKRASGLRLGSFFTVDTMGKLPASEIMIVGLGDKKSFSAPSDFFKAASVAAKNAGSHVKKIVMDFPASGADALRALMEGALCGPYVFSKYKSGSKKEGAVSSVAVYSTLSETSFEKAARASQSVASAVRLCRDMVNEPPAHLTPSVLADYAQSICLEEGLSCSVIMPDEMKERGMGGMLAVSAGSSNPPRLIHMTYSPKAARSRSVSIVGKGITFDSGGLSLKPAEAMKTMKMDMSGAAAVVGAMKAIAVAKPGVTVHGIVAAAENMTGPSAYKPDDIVTAMNGKTIEIVNTDAEGRVVLADALSYAVEIGSKEIIDLATLTGACVVALGVHTAGLMSNSEKIARDMKRSSLSAGEKVWELPLADDMRKDIESDFADIKNTGNRWGGAITAALFLEHFVSGVPWAHLDIAGPAYLERGNDWYPKGATGFGVRLLVDYILRK
- the rsmA gene encoding ribosomal RNA small subunit methyltransferase A, producing MQPDFKPNKKLGQNFLRDKGTLEKICAAARLDSSDEVVEIGPGRGDLTRFILAAGAKVRAIEKDRRLVEAFPADIVSDPNFELTHGDAMKIGFEHFSRGRSLKMVSNLPYGISSGVLRILTENRDLFSLAVIMLQKEVAMRLVAPPGGKSYGALSSVIQMVFEAEKLFDVSPVLFNPRPAVTSSVVRLVPFKGTRLPLKSEKFYRKTVRAAFSERRKMVKNSLFSAFPSRDVARALEDTGVDGSRRAETLSLEEFRAISDRLFELLG
- the gmd gene encoding GDP-mannose 4,6-dehydratase; this encodes MKKTALVTGIAGQDGAYLAKLLLEKGYRVIGGDRRNSRGSLWRLEEIGILDDVEIVYLEMAELTNIYRTIEKFELSEIYNLAAQSFVSASFELPLLTSEVSGTSVLRMLEAVRQINPEIKFYQASTSEMFGKVEHSPQTEKTRFYPRSPYGVAKLFGHWMTVNYRESYGMFAVSGILFNHESPMRSKEFVSRKITSGMAEMKNGGKTLELGNLNTKRDWGFAGDYVEGMWLMLQQQTPDDYVLATGKNYSVRDFVNIAAPYFGFDIEWEGENTEEKAIDKKTGREIVRINPEFFRPAEVFELLGDSSKAKLELGWEPKVSFEKLVEIMCVSELRRNS